In Zonotrichia leucophrys gambelii isolate GWCS_2022_RI chromosome 12, RI_Zleu_2.0, whole genome shotgun sequence, a single genomic region encodes these proteins:
- the PDHB gene encoding pyruvate dehydrogenase E1 component subunit beta, mitochondrial: MAAAAAALRHLALGARLVPHGSGPRAPLQRLQQRRGLRLSAPAAIQVTVRDALNQALDEELERDERVFLLGEEVAQYDGAYKISRGLWKKYGDKRVIDTPISEMGFAGIAVGAAMAGLRPVCEFMTFNFSMQAIDQVINSAAKTCYMSAGSIAVPIVFRGPNGASAGVAAQHSQCFAAWYGHCPGLKVVSPWSSEDAKGLLKASIRDDNPVVMLESELLYGVPFEMSEQAQSKEFVVPIGKAKIEKQGTHVTLVAHSRPVGHCLEAAAVLSKEGVECEVINLRTIRPMDIETVEASVVKTNHLVTVEGGWPQFGVGAEICARIMEGPAFNYLDAPAVRVTGADVPMPYAKILEDNSIPQVKDIVFAVKKTLNI; this comes from the exons atggcggcggctgcggcggccCTGCGGCACCTGGCGCTGGGCGCCCGCCTCGTCCCGCACGGCAGCGGCCCCCGGGCCCCGCTGCAGCGGCTGCAGCAGCGCAGGGGCCTCCGCCTGTCCGCGCCCGCCGCCATACAG GTGACGGTGCGGGACGCGCTGAACCAGGCGCtggatgaggagctggagcGGGACGAGCGCGTCTTCCTGCTGGGCGAGGAGGTGGCACAGTACGATGGCGCCTACAAG ATCTCCAGGGGTCTCTGGAAGAAGTACGGTGACAAAAGGGTGATCGACACCCCGATATCTGAG atGGGCTTTGCAGGAATCGCTGTCGGTGCTGCTATG GCAGGGTTGAGACCGGTGTGCGAATTCATGACGTTCAACTTCTCGATGCAAGCGATCGATCAGGTGATCAACTCTGCTGCCAAGACCTGTTACATGTCTGCGGGCTCCATCGCCGTGCCCATCGTGTTCCGCGGCCCCAACGGCGCCTCGGCGGGCGTGGCCGCGCAGCACTCGCAGTGCTTCGCCGCCTGGTACGGCCACTGCCCCGGCCTCAAAGTCGTCAGCCCCTGGAGCTCCGAGGATGCCAAAGGGCTGCTGAAAGCATCCATCCGGGATGACAATCCAG TTGTGATGCTGGAAAGTGAATTACTCTATGGTGTTCCCTTTGAAATGTCTGAACAGGCACAGTCAAAGGAGTTTGTTGTTCCCATTGGGAAAGCTAAAATAGAAAAGCAAG GAACTCATGTTACATTAGTGGCACACTCAAGACCTGTTGGCCATTGTTTGGAAGCAGCTGCTGTACTTTCTAAAGAAGGTGTAGAGTGTGAG gTGATAAACCTGCGAACCATTCGGCCGATGGACATAGAGACGGTGGAAGCCAGCGTGGTCAAGACAAACCATCTGGTCACTGTAGAAGGAGGTTGGCCCCAGTTTGGAGTTGGAGCTGAAATCTGTGCCAGGATCATGGAAG GGCCTGCCTTTAACTACCTGGATGCTCCAGCTGTGCGTGTCACCGGTGCTGATGTCCCCATGCCTTATGCAAAAATCTTAGAGGATAACAGCATACCTCAAGTGAAGGATATAGtatttgcagtgaaaaaaaCTTTGAATATATAA